Part of the Patescibacteria group bacterium genome, TTTTATCAACCCTTAAGCCGTTGGAACAGCGAATGAACAAATCTAATTTTTTGGCTATGATTTCATCTAATATTTTTTCCGCCCGATCCAAGTCAAAATTAAACAGGTCGTCATAAATATCAATTTCTTTAATATTGTAATTATTTTTTAAAAATAAAATTTCATCAATAACATTTTTAACGCTGCGCTGGCGGACGGCATGGCCGAAAGTTTTTTTAAAACAGTAATAGCAATTATAGGGGCAGCCTCGGCTGGTGAAAATTCCGGTCCAAGGAAAATATTGGGTATTAGCGGATTTATAGGGTAAATTTACTCCGTTGCCGAGAAGTAGATGCCTAGCCGGAAAAGGCAAGGCGTTAACATCTAGAGGCGGCCTGGTTGAGGTTATTTTAATGTCTTCATTTTCCAAATAAGCGATGCCTTGTATATCGCTTAATTTTTTGCCTTGGGCTATTTCTAGCATGGTATATTCTCCCTCACCCAACACAACAATTTTAAATCCTTGCTTAAGCAGCTCTTCGGGCATGGCCGTAGATTGATTACCCCCGGCCACAGTTATAATATTTTGCGACAGCTGCCTAATAATATCAAGGCAATATTGATGCGCCGGCGTTAGAATACTCACGCCGACAATCGCTGGCCTAGCCTTCTTCGCGTAATCAGCCACCTGTTCAACAGACCAATTTAAAGCGTTAGCGTCCAATATTTCCACTT contains:
- a CDS encoding radical SAM protein, which encodes MENKVLLIQPNYNTQRKTGAWGVNPPIGLAYIAAVLEQNKIKVEILDANALNWSVEQVADYAKKARPAIVGVSILTPAHQYCLDIIRQLSQNIITVAGGNQSTAMPEELLKQGFKIVVLGEGEYTMLEIAQGKKLSDIQGIAYLENEDIKITSTRPPLDVNALPFPARHLLLGNGVNLPYKSANTQYFPWTGIFTSRGCPYNCYYCFKKTFGHAVRQRSVKNVIDEILFLKNNYNIKEIDIYDDLFNFDLDRAEKILDEIIAKKLDLFIRCSNGLRVDKITPRFIDKLKKAGCHYIAFGIESGDQAVLDKIPKCVTIAQIKEAVKLTKQAGITTMGFFIFGLLGDDKASMQRTIDLSKELDLDLASFTIATPYPGTRLWETVKQKGEIFFTNWDDYHHSTGKMMFTHPEVAASAKEVETMYRKAYWQFYFRPGFILKHFLKIRSFTQIKNMFNGLVSILKAIKVKRYENIDN